A DNA window from Chitinibacter fontanus contains the following coding sequences:
- the ispG gene encoding flavodoxin-dependent (E)-4-hydroxy-3-methylbut-2-enyl-diphosphate synthase, which yields MSSPIVRRKTRQVQIGNVWVGSDHPVMVQSMTNTDTADAEATARQVFELWRAGSEAVRITVNSAEAAAQVANIKIKLENWGCKVPLVGDFHFNGDRLLRDYPDCAEALAKYRINPGNVGKGAKRDEKFAYMIEKAIEYKKPVRIGVNWGSLDQAIAARMMDENSKRAQPLTAEAVMREALIVSALESADQAIAWGLSPDQILLSCKVSHVQDLIAVYRDLGARCDYPLHLGLTEAGMGSKGIVASSAALAVLMQEGIGDTIRISLTPEPNGDRTKEVVVAQELLQTMGLRSFTPLVTACPGCGRTTSTVFQELAQDIQSFLREQMPVWRAQYPGVEEMKVAVMGCVVNGPGESKLADIGISLPGTGEVPVCPVYVDGEKDVTLKGDNVAQEFQAIVENYVVTRYGENGSKRRADAPKIIPLAQI from the coding sequence ATGTCTAGCCCAATTGTGCGTCGTAAAACTCGTCAAGTTCAAATTGGAAATGTCTGGGTAGGAAGTGATCATCCGGTCATGGTGCAATCAATGACCAATACCGACACTGCTGATGCAGAAGCCACCGCTCGCCAGGTTTTTGAGTTATGGCGCGCAGGCTCTGAAGCGGTAAGAATTACTGTCAATAGTGCAGAAGCTGCTGCGCAGGTCGCCAATATCAAGATCAAGCTAGAAAACTGGGGTTGCAAAGTGCCGCTGGTTGGGGATTTTCATTTTAATGGCGATCGTTTGCTGCGTGATTATCCCGACTGTGCTGAGGCTTTGGCCAAGTACCGTATTAATCCTGGCAATGTAGGCAAGGGTGCCAAGCGCGACGAAAAGTTTGCCTACATGATCGAAAAGGCGATTGAGTACAAAAAACCGGTGCGCATTGGCGTGAATTGGGGCTCGCTCGATCAAGCTATTGCGGCGCGAATGATGGATGAAAATTCCAAACGTGCGCAGCCGCTAACTGCCGAAGCCGTGATGCGCGAAGCGCTCATTGTGTCTGCGCTTGAATCCGCCGATCAGGCTATTGCCTGGGGTTTGTCGCCAGATCAGATTTTATTATCTTGTAAAGTGTCGCACGTGCAAGATTTGATTGCGGTGTATCGCGATTTGGGTGCGCGCTGTGATTACCCATTGCATTTGGGGTTAACCGAAGCGGGTATGGGCTCGAAGGGGATTGTGGCTTCTAGCGCAGCGCTGGCGGTGCTAATGCAAGAGGGGATTGGCGATACCATTCGCATCTCCCTGACGCCTGAACCAAATGGTGACCGCACTAAAGAGGTGGTGGTTGCACAAGAATTGTTGCAAACCATGGGGCTGCGCAGTTTTACCCCATTAGTCACTGCCTGCCCGGGTTGCGGACGTACCACTTCAACCGTGTTTCAAGAGCTGGCGCAAGATATTCAAAGCTTCTTGCGTGAGCAAATGCCGGTGTGGCGTGCTCAATATCCTGGTGTTGAGGAAATGAAGGTCGCCGTGATGGGCTGCGTGGTGAATGGCCCTGGCGAGTCAAAATTGGCGGATATCGGTATTAGCTTGCCGGGTACAGGTGAGGTGCCGGTGTGCCCGGTGTATGTCGATGGTGAGAAAGACGTTACGCTGAAAGGTGATAATGTGGCTCAGGAATTCCAGGCGATTGTTGAGAATTATGTCGTGACACGATATGGTGAGAACGGCAGCAAACGTCGTGCTGATGCACCTAAAATCATTCCGTTAGCTCAGATTTAA
- the hisS gene encoding histidine--tRNA ligase, with protein sequence MAQTIQGIRGMNDILPQEMSQWQFFERVTREWLAAYGYNQIRMPIVESTHLFVRGVGEHTDIVEKEMYAFEDSLNGEKLTLRPEGTAGCVRACIEHGLLYNQTQRLWYMGPMFRHERPQKGRLRQFNQLGVEAFGFATPDVDAEMIVMLADLWPRLGLTGLQLELNSLGNTEERAAHRAELIKYLEGYVDQLDEDSRRRLYTNPLRVLDTKNPALQAMAENAPRLADFLGEESKAHFDGVKALLDDAGIAYVINPRLVRGLDYYNRTVFEWTTTELGAQGTVAAGGRYDGLVEQLGGKPCPAVGFAMGIERLMLLLEAQKVVAPSAAPDVYVVSQGEAAARYAFTAARQMRDQGFNVIYHAGGGSFKSQFKKADQSGARFAVIVGEGEMQSQTVNIKVLTGEKQGEQQTVAQDQLASVMCSLK encoded by the coding sequence ATGGCTCAAACCATTCAAGGGATTCGTGGCATGAACGATATTCTGCCGCAAGAAATGTCGCAGTGGCAGTTTTTTGAACGTGTAACGCGCGAATGGCTGGCAGCCTACGGCTACAACCAGATTCGGATGCCGATTGTTGAATCAACGCATCTATTTGTACGAGGTGTGGGTGAGCATACCGACATTGTTGAAAAAGAAATGTATGCTTTCGAAGACAGTCTTAATGGTGAAAAGCTAACTTTGCGCCCAGAAGGTACTGCTGGCTGCGTACGTGCATGTATCGAGCATGGCTTGTTGTACAACCAAACCCAACGTCTCTGGTATATGGGTCCGATGTTCCGGCATGAACGCCCACAAAAAGGGCGTTTGCGTCAGTTTAATCAGCTTGGTGTCGAGGCGTTTGGTTTTGCAACGCCAGATGTTGATGCCGAAATGATTGTGATGCTGGCCGATCTGTGGCCGCGTTTGGGCTTGACTGGTCTGCAACTTGAGCTCAATTCGCTGGGAAATACTGAAGAGCGTGCGGCGCATCGTGCCGAACTGATTAAATACCTTGAGGGGTATGTTGATCAACTTGACGAAGATAGCCGTCGCCGTCTATATACCAACCCTTTACGCGTGCTGGATACCAAAAACCCTGCGCTGCAAGCAATGGCTGAAAATGCTCCGCGTCTCGCAGACTTCTTAGGTGAAGAGTCCAAAGCGCATTTCGACGGCGTAAAAGCTTTGCTCGATGATGCAGGCATTGCGTATGTAATTAATCCGCGCTTGGTGCGCGGTTTAGATTACTACAATCGCACGGTGTTTGAGTGGACCACTACTGAGTTGGGTGCACAAGGCACAGTGGCGGCGGGTGGCCGTTACGATGGTCTGGTTGAACAGCTTGGCGGGAAGCCTTGCCCAGCCGTTGGGTTTGCGATGGGGATCGAGCGCTTGATGTTGCTACTTGAGGCACAAAAAGTCGTGGCACCAAGCGCTGCGCCCGATGTGTATGTTGTTAGCCAAGGTGAGGCAGCGGCGCGGTATGCCTTTACCGCCGCGCGTCAGATGCGCGACCAAGGCTTCAATGTGATATATCATGCTGGCGGTGGTAGCTTTAAATCGCAATTTAAAAAAGCTGACCAGTCGGGCGCGCGCTTTGCCGTGATTGTGGGTGAGGGCGAGATGCAGTCTCAGACGGTCAATATCAAAGTGCTGACGGGTGAAAAGCAGGGTGAGCAACAGACCGTCGCGCAAGATCAATTAGCAAGTGTGATGTGTAGTCTTAAATAA
- a CDS encoding YfgM family protein: MAAFDLQEQEQIAELKAWWQSWGKSLATVVVTALLAYAAWTGWQSWQKHQVAKAADLYAQLQSQAMDKSKFTATLDSLKSDYKSTPYAARAALGAAKLAYLNGDAAKARDELNWVISNAKEVTLRDTAKLRLASVLLDDKKFDEALTLVKAPEEESYSALFAEMRGDVLLAKSDVPGAADAYRQAIAKLPKDAPNLKLVEVKLDVLGVK, encoded by the coding sequence ATGGCAGCTTTTGACTTACAAGAACAAGAACAGATTGCCGAGCTGAAAGCTTGGTGGCAAAGCTGGGGTAAATCTTTAGCGACGGTGGTCGTGACTGCTTTGCTCGCTTATGCAGCGTGGACCGGTTGGCAATCATGGCAAAAACATCAGGTTGCTAAAGCGGCTGATTTGTATGCGCAATTACAGTCGCAGGCGATGGATAAGTCCAAGTTTACTGCCACATTAGATAGCTTGAAATCAGATTACAAATCCACCCCATACGCAGCTCGTGCCGCTTTGGGTGCTGCGAAATTGGCTTATTTAAACGGCGATGCAGCAAAAGCGCGTGATGAGCTGAACTGGGTGATCAGTAATGCAAAAGAAGTGACTTTGCGTGACACTGCAAAGTTACGATTGGCTTCAGTATTGCTTGATGATAAAAAATTCGATGAAGCTTTAACCTTGGTAAAAGCGCCTGAAGAAGAAAGTTATTCTGCCTTGTTTGCTGAAATGCGTGGTGACGTATTGCTTGCTAAATCAGATGTGCCGGGTGCTGCAGACGCATACCGTCAAGCAATTGCAAAATTGCCTAAAGATGCTCCTAATCTGAAACTTGTAGAAGTTAAACTCGATGTGCTTGGAGTGAAGTAA
- the bamB gene encoding outer membrane protein assembly factor BamB: MRVLRNILLLAALGLTACSSISNIPDPSPLPALSKNSHAKVRWNSSIGNDTQYRFQPAFFGDDVAVVGGNSAVALLDRKTGKAKWQVKLPQPVAGGIGVGTNLVAVGSLKGDVIALDLATGKTLWTAQTSSEVIASPVIERGFVVVRSIDGKVSAYSADKGELKWVYQRPQPALQLRNYAPPVAADGIVYIGQAAGRLTALAVNDGRVLWEAPIALPRGASELERVTDIVSPPVVFADMVCAVAYQGRVACISTQNGSLVWTREVSSWAGLGIDESHVYVTDVKGHIYAFERSTGRSVWKQDKLAYRFVSAPAVLGNQVVVGDLEGYLHYLDPEDGSLVGQQATDGSRIYIAPQSVGSEALVQTRKGSLYLLGAQ; encoded by the coding sequence ATGCGAGTACTGCGCAATATTTTACTTCTGGCTGCTTTAGGTTTGACTGCTTGTTCTAGCATCAGCAATATTCCGGATCCATCGCCATTGCCTGCGTTGAGCAAAAATAGCCATGCCAAAGTGCGTTGGAATTCATCGATTGGCAATGACACACAATATCGTTTCCAGCCGGCTTTTTTTGGTGATGATGTGGCTGTGGTTGGCGGTAATAGTGCGGTAGCCTTGCTTGATCGTAAAACCGGTAAGGCTAAATGGCAGGTCAAGTTACCTCAGCCAGTAGCAGGTGGGATCGGCGTCGGTACCAATCTTGTTGCTGTTGGCAGCTTGAAGGGTGATGTCATTGCTTTAGATTTAGCAACTGGGAAAACCTTGTGGACTGCCCAAACCTCAAGTGAAGTTATTGCATCACCAGTGATTGAGCGTGGTTTTGTTGTTGTCCGCTCGATTGATGGCAAGGTTAGTGCTTACTCTGCTGATAAGGGTGAGCTGAAATGGGTTTATCAACGTCCGCAGCCTGCTTTGCAATTGCGTAATTACGCACCGCCGGTTGCGGCAGATGGCATTGTGTACATCGGACAAGCTGCCGGTCGTTTAACTGCGCTGGCTGTGAATGATGGTCGTGTGTTGTGGGAGGCTCCGATTGCCTTGCCGCGTGGTGCAAGCGAACTTGAACGCGTGACAGATATCGTCAGCCCGCCGGTAGTGTTTGCCGATATGGTTTGTGCGGTAGCCTATCAAGGCCGCGTGGCTTGTATCAGTACGCAAAACGGTTCTTTAGTGTGGACACGTGAAGTGTCTAGCTGGGCTGGTTTAGGTATTGATGAATCACATGTATATGTGACTGATGTGAAAGGGCACATTTACGCCTTTGAACGCAGCACTGGTCGCTCGGTTTGGAAGCAAGATAAACTGGCCTATCGTTTCGTGAGTGCGCCAGCAGTATTGGGTAATCAGGTTGTAGTAGGTGATCTAGAAGGTTATTTGCACTATCTTGACCCTGAAGATGGGTCTTTGGTTGGCCAGCAGGCCACCGATGGCAGTCGTATTTATATCGCACCACAATCTGTGGGGTCTGAGGCTTTAGTTCAAACCCGCAAAGGCAGTTTATACCTGCTTGGTGCACAGTAA
- the der gene encoding ribosome biogenesis GTPase Der: MKPTIALVGRPNVGKSTLFNRLTKTRDALVADQPGLTRDRHYGHGKVGEKPYLVIDTGGFEPVVDEGIMFEMAKQTLQAVDEADAIVFIVDGRNGLTPQDKIIANRLRQGDRPVWVAVNKIEGMNRAVMTAEFHELGLGDPVAISATHGEGVRDLINEILEGFPEPEPEEEITHPMFAIVGRPNVGKSTLVNTILGEERVIAFDAPGTTRDSVFIDFERNGQNYTVIDTAGVRRRGKVTDMIEKFSVIKTMQAIEDCNVVILVLDATQDVSDQDAKIAGFVLESGRALVVAINKWEAADEDQRNTIKREISRKLAFLDFAKFHYISALQGKGVGDLFGSIHQAYDAAMIKIPTPKLTRALQLAMERQQPPIAGKIRPKMRYAHQGGSNPPVVVIHGNALEAVPASYWRYLEHFFMKTFKLQGTPLRVQFKKGGNPFEGKAPPKLNRRGNK; the protein is encoded by the coding sequence ATGAAACCAACAATTGCCCTTGTGGGGCGCCCAAATGTGGGCAAATCAACGTTATTTAACCGTCTTACCAAGACGCGTGATGCATTGGTGGCCGATCAGCCAGGTTTAACGCGGGATCGTCACTATGGTCACGGCAAAGTGGGTGAAAAACCATATCTGGTCATTGATACGGGTGGTTTCGAGCCAGTGGTTGATGAAGGCATCATGTTTGAGATGGCCAAGCAAACGCTGCAGGCCGTAGATGAAGCTGACGCAATTGTATTTATCGTTGATGGCCGCAATGGTTTGACCCCGCAGGATAAAATTATTGCCAATCGCCTGCGACAGGGTGATCGGCCGGTGTGGGTTGCTGTAAATAAGATTGAAGGCATGAATCGTGCCGTAATGACGGCTGAGTTTCATGAATTAGGTCTGGGTGACCCAGTAGCTATTTCTGCTACCCATGGCGAAGGGGTTCGTGACTTAATAAATGAAATTTTGGAAGGCTTCCCAGAGCCTGAGCCAGAAGAAGAAATCACTCACCCAATGTTTGCCATTGTTGGTCGCCCTAATGTGGGCAAATCAACATTGGTTAACACTATTTTGGGCGAAGAGCGCGTTATTGCCTTTGACGCTCCAGGGACTACCCGTGACTCGGTGTTTATTGATTTTGAGCGTAATGGACAAAACTACACCGTAATTGATACTGCCGGTGTACGTCGCCGCGGCAAGGTCACCGACATGATCGAGAAATTTTCGGTCATTAAAACCATGCAGGCGATTGAAGACTGCAATGTGGTTATTTTGGTGCTTGATGCAACGCAAGATGTTTCGGATCAAGACGCCAAAATTGCGGGCTTTGTATTAGAGTCTGGCCGTGCTTTGGTGGTGGCAATTAATAAATGGGAAGCGGCTGATGAAGACCAGCGCAATACCATTAAGCGTGAAATTTCGCGCAAACTGGCCTTTTTAGATTTTGCCAAATTCCATTATATTTCCGCGCTGCAGGGTAAGGGCGTTGGTGATTTGTTTGGTTCGATCCACCAGGCATATGATGCTGCGATGATCAAGATTCCGACGCCGAAACTGACTCGTGCTCTTCAATTGGCTATGGAGCGCCAGCAGCCGCCAATCGCCGGTAAGATCAGACCAAAAATGCGCTATGCGCATCAGGGTGGTAGCAATCCACCTGTGGTTGTGATCCACGGCAATGCGCTTGAGGCTGTGCCTGCTTCATACTGGCGTTATTTGGAGCATTTCTTCATGAAAACCTTCAAGCTTCAAGGAACGCCACTTAGGGTGCAATTTAAGAAAGGTGGGAATCCATTTGAAGGCAAGGCACCTCCAAAATTGAATCGCCGAGGCAATAAATAA
- the hfq gene encoding RNA chaperone Hfq: MSAKGQMLQDPFLNILRKEHVPVSIYLVNGIKLQGQIESFDQYVVLLRNTVTQMVYKHAISTVVPSRSVNVPHDNPAAATTES; this comes from the coding sequence ATGAGTGCTAAGGGGCAAATGTTGCAAGATCCTTTTTTGAACATCTTGCGCAAAGAGCATGTGCCAGTGTCAATCTACTTGGTTAATGGCATTAAGTTGCAAGGTCAAATCGAATCGTTTGATCAATATGTAGTGCTGTTGCGTAATACCGTGACGCAAATGGTCTACAAGCATGCAATCTCAACTGTTGTGCCTTCGCGTTCTGTCAATGTGCCGCACGACAATCCTGCTGCAGCAACGACAGAAAGCTGA
- the hflX gene encoding GTPase HflX codes for MFERHQGGDEAILVCLDFGEPDYRDGIDEFVELVKSAGVKPLQIIEGKRQRPDPAYFAGSGKADEIAQAVAEHQAQLVIFNHQLSPAQERNLEKKAQCRVLDRTTLILDIFAQRARTAEGKLQVELAQLAHIQTRLIRGWTHLERQKGGVGLRGPGESQLETDRRLIGIRVKRLKDQLVVVQKQRATQRKARDRNGQFTVSIVGYTNAGKSTLFNALTKAKIYVADQLFATLDTTSRKLFLDAEHSIVLSDTVGFIRQLPHTLVAAFRATLEETINADLLLHVVDINHPMRDLQIAEVNKVLTEIGAEHIPQLMVFNKIDQKSLPAEMLRDEYDKIQTVKLSAIHGDGLDLLRAALIEAMSQSQKEE; via the coding sequence ATGTTTGAGCGCCATCAAGGCGGTGATGAGGCGATATTGGTTTGCCTCGATTTTGGTGAGCCCGATTATCGGGATGGTATCGATGAGTTCGTTGAGCTGGTCAAATCTGCTGGCGTTAAACCGCTGCAAATTATTGAGGGTAAACGCCAGCGCCCTGATCCGGCATATTTTGCCGGCAGTGGTAAGGCCGACGAAATTGCACAGGCAGTGGCTGAACATCAGGCGCAACTGGTTATCTTTAATCATCAGCTCTCACCGGCACAAGAACGCAATTTAGAAAAAAAGGCGCAATGCCGCGTTTTAGACCGCACAACCCTTATTCTGGATATCTTTGCTCAGCGAGCGCGTACAGCTGAGGGCAAGTTACAGGTGGAGCTGGCGCAGCTGGCGCATATTCAAACCCGTTTGATTCGGGGGTGGACTCACCTTGAGCGACAAAAAGGCGGGGTTGGCTTGCGCGGGCCTGGTGAGTCACAATTGGAAACTGACCGCCGCTTGATCGGGATACGGGTCAAGCGTTTGAAAGATCAGCTGGTCGTGGTTCAGAAACAGCGAGCTACTCAGCGCAAGGCGCGTGATCGTAACGGGCAATTCACAGTTTCAATTGTTGGCTATACTAATGCGGGTAAATCAACGCTGTTTAATGCATTAACCAAAGCCAAGATTTATGTTGCAGATCAATTGTTTGCAACGCTGGATACTACAAGCCGAAAGTTGTTTTTAGATGCAGAGCATTCAATTGTTTTATCTGATACGGTAGGTTTTATTCGTCAACTGCCGCATACATTGGTAGCCGCATTTCGGGCGACCTTAGAGGAAACAATTAATGCCGATTTGCTGTTGCATGTGGTTGATATCAATCATCCAATGCGCGACCTACAAATCGCAGAAGTCAATAAAGTATTAACAGAAATTGGTGCGGAACATATTCCTCAATTGATGGTCTTTAATAAGATCGATCAAAAATCATTACCAGCAGAAATGCTGCGTGATGAATATGATAAAATTCAAACTGTTAAATTAAGTGCTATCCATGGTGATGGCCTTGATTTACTTCGTGCCGCGTTGATTGAAGCAATGAGCCAATCACAAAAGGAAGAATAA
- the hflK gene encoding FtsH protease activity modulator HflK — MSQNDPQWGGGRNKGNNGGPPDLEDIFRSITDKFNRLVGGKGSPSNPSSMNGNGGSTGALVIAAGLFVLWVGSGVYVVDERENAVITRFGKYTKTVENAGLNWHLPYPIESREIVNVTELRSLEVGVRGAAAAGDESTMLTGDQNIIEVQLEVQYNLNSARDFLFNNRLTDKDGRDVVKQAAETAIREVVGKNKVDYVLNEGRGKIGEDTKEMIQELLTKYQTGISVSRVNISDVQPPEQVQAAFSDAVKARQDRARLINEGTAYANDVVPKASGMAARLNEEALGYRQQVVARAEGDASRFRQIAAEYAKAPQVTRDRMYLDTMQTVYQNTTKVMVDQKANGNLLYLPLDKLMQMNAQGESPAPAPAVKAAVEAPAPQPNETPAARNDRGQRDGR; from the coding sequence ATGAGTCAGAATGATCCGCAATGGGGTGGCGGTCGCAACAAAGGCAATAATGGTGGCCCGCCTGATTTGGAAGATATTTTCCGCTCGATTACCGATAAATTTAATCGCTTGGTTGGAGGGAAGGGCAGTCCTAGCAACCCATCTTCCATGAATGGCAATGGCGGTTCAACTGGCGCTTTGGTGATTGCTGCTGGATTGTTTGTTTTGTGGGTTGGCTCTGGTGTTTACGTTGTTGATGAGCGTGAAAACGCGGTCATCACCCGTTTTGGTAAATACACCAAGACAGTAGAAAACGCAGGTCTTAATTGGCATCTGCCATACCCAATTGAGTCTCGTGAGATCGTAAATGTCACCGAACTTCGTAGTCTGGAAGTTGGCGTGCGCGGAGCCGCTGCAGCTGGTGATGAAAGCACGATGCTGACTGGTGACCAGAACATTATTGAAGTTCAACTTGAGGTGCAATATAACCTCAACTCAGCGCGAGATTTCTTGTTTAACAACCGCCTGACTGACAAAGATGGCCGAGATGTGGTCAAGCAGGCTGCTGAAACTGCAATTCGTGAGGTGGTCGGCAAGAATAAGGTTGATTACGTTCTCAATGAAGGTCGCGGCAAGATTGGTGAAGATACCAAGGAAATGATTCAAGAGCTGCTGACCAAATACCAAACAGGTATTTCAGTATCTCGTGTGAATATCTCTGACGTACAGCCGCCGGAGCAAGTCCAGGCCGCCTTTAGTGATGCCGTGAAAGCACGGCAAGACCGCGCACGCCTAATTAATGAAGGCACGGCGTATGCAAATGATGTTGTGCCTAAAGCTAGTGGTATGGCTGCACGGCTCAATGAAGAGGCTTTGGGTTATCGTCAGCAAGTTGTTGCCCGAGCAGAGGGTGACGCGTCGCGCTTTAGACAGATTGCGGCAGAATATGCCAAGGCACCTCAGGTGACTCGTGACCGTATGTACCTCGATACAATGCAAACGGTTTATCAAAATACAACGAAGGTAATGGTTGATCAGAAAGCGAATGGCAATTTGCTCTACCTGCCCTTGGATAAACTGATGCAGATGAATGCTCAAGGTGAATCGCCAGCCCCAGCTCCTGCTGTTAAAGCCGCGGTTGAGGCTCCTGCTCCACAACCTAATGAAACACCTGCTGCCCGTAACGATCGTGGCCAGCGCGACGGTCGCTAA
- the hflC gene encoding protease modulator HflC, producing the protein MNRIMPLLAALFLGLFIFSTTFFTLDQRKYAVVFQFSEAVRVIKDPGFHFKIPLLQEVRYFDKRIQTIDEEAPARIQTIEKMNVKADSFIKYQIVDVEKYYKAVGVDEKKAVDRLRNTVNNMLRDEFGKRTVQDVISGQRDEVMNLVRKVADADAARIGVQVLDVRIKRVELEDSTLNSVYERMQSERKAVASQLRAEGSAAAEKIKADADKQREVILADAYNQAQQMKGEGDAKAAAIYAESYGKNPEFYAFYKSLDAYKQSFAKKSDVMVIDPSADFFKYMKNPRAGSGK; encoded by the coding sequence ATGAATCGCATTATGCCTTTGTTGGCCGCCTTGTTTTTGGGCTTGTTTATTTTTTCAACCACATTTTTTACTCTGGATCAGCGTAAATACGCAGTTGTATTCCAGTTTTCCGAGGCCGTTCGGGTTATTAAAGACCCCGGGTTTCATTTTAAAATACCGCTGCTGCAAGAAGTTCGCTACTTCGATAAACGCATTCAAACGATTGATGAAGAAGCTCCTGCGCGTATTCAAACGATCGAAAAAATGAATGTGAAAGCCGATAGCTTTATCAAATACCAGATTGTTGACGTAGAAAAATACTACAAAGCAGTCGGTGTTGATGAGAAAAAAGCGGTGGATCGTCTGCGCAATACCGTAAACAATATGCTACGCGATGAGTTTGGTAAACGAACCGTACAGGATGTAATTTCTGGCCAGCGTGATGAAGTGATGAATCTGGTGCGTAAAGTTGCCGATGCCGATGCAGCTCGGATCGGCGTGCAAGTCCTCGATGTGCGTATCAAACGGGTTGAACTCGAAGACAGCACTTTGAACTCGGTTTACGAGCGCATGCAATCTGAGCGCAAGGCCGTGGCTAGCCAATTGCGCGCTGAAGGTAGTGCTGCTGCCGAGAAAATCAAAGCGGATGCTGATAAGCAGCGCGAAGTGATCTTGGCTGATGCATACAATCAAGCACAGCAAATGAAGGGTGAAGGCGATGCAAAAGCCGCGGCGATTTATGCCGAATCGTATGGTAAAAACCCTGAGTTTTACGCTTTTTATAAGAGCCTAGATGCTTATAAACAAAGCTTTGCGAAGAAAAGCGATGTGATGGTGATCGATCCTAGTGCAGACTTCTTCAAGTACATGAAGAACCCGCGTGCTGGTTCGGGTAAATGA
- a CDS encoding DUF2065 domain-containing protein, whose amino-acid sequence MSTALWLGLGLMLVFEGIMPFALPHIWRSALRRMAQMTDNQIRLLGFCSLIVGLVISLAAT is encoded by the coding sequence ATGAGTACTGCGCTTTGGTTGGGTTTAGGGCTAATGCTGGTGTTTGAAGGTATTATGCCTTTTGCTCTGCCACATATCTGGCGGTCTGCATTACGCCGTATGGCTCAAATGACCGATAACCAGATACGTTTGCTTGGGTTTTGCTCGCTAATTGTTGGTTTGGTAATTTCGCTGGCTGCAACCTAA